A region of Ferruginibacter albus DNA encodes the following proteins:
- a CDS encoding substrate import-associated zinc metallohydrolase lipoprotein, with protein MKLSKITVFSLAVTMLMVSCKKEEPLGNAADIPGLGGDSTAQTPIDKWIYDSLVVPYNIDVKYRWNQFTTDLISDNVVPPKEEVVIPVMSSLLRIWATPYIEETNLIFFNKIAPKFFVLSGSSAADADGATVGVAGGGRQINLLQLNYFKNKTSPDYTLADTMVQRNVFLTVHHEFSHIFDQLKRRPNAFDLVTQNDYSSDWINLQDPDANQKGFVTAYASSVATEDFAEMISHMLVYGKPGWDAFVASIVTYQDDGLGNIIIVPNQDAQQKLHAKEAAIVDYFKTSWQIDFYDLQAKVRATIEKEFY; from the coding sequence ATGAAACTAAGTAAGATAACAGTATTCAGTTTGGCAGTAACAATGCTAATGGTTTCTTGTAAAAAAGAGGAACCATTGGGGAATGCTGCAGACATACCCGGTTTAGGAGGAGATTCTACTGCACAAACTCCTATTGATAAATGGATATACGATAGCCTGGTAGTTCCTTATAATATTGATGTAAAATATCGATGGAATCAATTCACAACCGACCTTATCAGTGATAATGTTGTGCCGCCAAAAGAAGAAGTAGTTATACCTGTTATGTCATCGCTCTTAAGAATATGGGCAACGCCGTATATAGAAGAAACAAATCTTATATTTTTTAACAAGATAGCACCTAAGTTTTTTGTATTGTCCGGTAGTTCTGCTGCGGATGCCGATGGAGCTACTGTTGGTGTAGCCGGTGGAGGGCGACAAATAAATTTATTACAGCTGAATTATTTTAAAAATAAAACTTCCCCGGATTATACATTGGCGGATACCATGGTGCAACGCAATGTTTTTCTTACCGTGCATCATGAGTTCTCTCACATTTTTGATCAATTGAAAAGACGTCCGAATGCTTTTGACCTCGTTACGCAAAATGATTATTCTTCCGATTGGATAAACCTGCAGGACCCGGACGCCAATCAAAAAGGCTTTGTTACTGCATATGCATCCAGCGTGGCTACAGAAGATTTTGCAGAAATGATATCGCATATGTTGGTATATGGAAAGCCCGGCTGGGACGCATTTGTAGCAAGTATTGTTACTTACCAGGATGATGGCTTGGGTAATATAATAATAGTTCCGAACCAGGATGCGCAACAAAAATTGCATGCTAAAGAAGCGGCTATTGTTGATTATTTTAAAACCAGCTGGCAAATAGATTTTTATGATCTGCAGGCAAAGGTGAGAGCTACCATTGAAAAAGAATTTTATTGA
- a CDS encoding RagB/SusD family nutrient uptake outer membrane protein, with the protein MKKNTSILLIVSVVILSAGCQKFLDKEPDNRAKLTSPQSVSELLASAYPQANYEAMAELSSDNVGDNINNDLDQASWSKLVNDYYLYQDNNGTDEDGPEYYWFGCYKAIAASNLALQAIDEAPDPQNYRAQKGEALLTRAYSHFMLVNFFSKFYNASTASSDLGIPYVTQPETISIKQYDRKTVQFVYDMIEKDLQQGLPLIDNSAYPQTDAIKYHFTKSAASAFAARFYLYKLNYDSVIKYAQAALPENAYGLNLRQWNSYYNTLPANGSNSISAVYSKATEKANLLLVQTKCWWSRLIGGGKYGLTQDLGGYFTGSAPVSGGAWSFPLYSLGTGSHKHSLIPKINEFFVETSIGSGIGDGWQMVPLFTAEEVLFNLAEAYTYKGQTASAISLLNTYLSTRITDYDATNDNIDEDKLINYYTLPTDSLTQLRNGIISIFDLEGKPTSIAAYYSLDDVQKAVINTLLEYRRAEFVHEGMRWFDILRYGFQITHPYDQINEIALTPNNPHRVFQIPATAASQAGLQLNPR; encoded by the coding sequence ATGAAAAAAAATACAAGCATATTATTAATAGTGTCGGTAGTGATTCTTTCTGCCGGTTGTCAAAAGTTCTTAGATAAAGAACCGGATAACAGGGCAAAGCTCACTTCTCCGCAAAGTGTTTCTGAATTATTGGCATCAGCTTATCCGCAAGCTAATTATGAGGCAATGGCAGAGCTTTCATCAGACAATGTCGGCGATAATATTAACAACGATCTTGACCAGGCAAGTTGGAGCAAGCTGGTAAATGATTATTATTTATACCAGGACAATAACGGTACAGATGAAGATGGTCCGGAATACTATTGGTTTGGTTGTTATAAGGCAATAGCCGCATCTAACCTGGCTCTACAGGCAATTGATGAAGCACCTGATCCTCAAAATTACCGGGCACAAAAAGGAGAAGCCTTGTTAACAAGAGCGTATAGTCATTTTATGCTGGTTAACTTTTTTTCTAAATTCTATAATGCGTCAACAGCATCATCTGACCTGGGAATTCCTTATGTAACACAGCCTGAAACAATCTCCATAAAACAATATGATCGTAAAACTGTGCAGTTTGTATATGATATGATAGAAAAAGATCTGCAGCAGGGATTGCCCTTAATAGATAACAGCGCCTATCCACAAACGGACGCAATAAAATATCATTTTACCAAATCGGCAGCCAGTGCATTTGCGGCAAGATTTTACCTATATAAATTGAACTATGATAGTGTAATTAAATATGCACAAGCTGCGTTACCGGAAAATGCATATGGACTTAATTTAAGACAATGGAACTCATATTATAATACGTTACCGGCCAATGGTAGTAACAGCATCAGTGCTGTTTATTCAAAAGCTACAGAAAAAGCAAACTTGCTATTGGTGCAAACAAAATGCTGGTGGAGCCGGCTTATTGGAGGTGGCAAATATGGGTTAACTCAGGATCTGGGAGGTTATTTTACAGGATCTGCTCCCGTATCGGGTGGTGCATGGTCTTTCCCGCTATATTCACTTGGTACAGGATCGCATAAACATTCTTTGATTCCCAAGATCAATGAATTTTTTGTGGAAACCTCTATTGGAAGCGGAATAGGAGATGGCTGGCAAATGGTGCCATTGTTCACTGCGGAGGAAGTGTTGTTCAATTTGGCTGAAGCATACACGTATAAAGGACAGACTGCAAGTGCAATATCATTGTTGAATACCTATCTAAGCACCCGAATAACAGATTACGATGCAACAAACGATAATATTGACGAAGACAAATTGATAAACTATTATACGTTGCCAACAGATTCACTTACACAATTACGCAATGGCATTATCAGCATATTTGACCTGGAAGGAAAACCAACTTCCATTGCTGCTTATTATTCATTGGATGATGTACAGAAAGCAGTCATCAATACGTTGCTTGAATACCGCAGGGCTGAATTTGTGCATGAAGGAATGCGTTGGTTTGATATATTACGATACGGATTCCAGATCACACATCCTTATGATCAAATAAATGAGATCGCATTAACACCCAATAACCCACATAGAGTATTTCAAATTCCTGCAACAGCAGCATCGCAGGCAGGGTTACAATTAAATCCACGATAA
- a CDS encoding DUF4302 domain-containing protein: MKRLFYFFIGIAVFLSACKKEEDAVFNQSPDDRINEALAKYQAQLTGAENGWKGFIRNSKGQTYAFYFVFTNDNRVKMLSDFTAQSAITLQDAGYRFREQQQPTFIFDTYSYIHVLADPNEANTGIFADVNISRPTVLNTWYYKQNDLPIPDISKGLQTDFEFIVDESLIQQDTIRMIGKTNGSLLTFVRATKAEADIFNAGKWNSSLVGGYLNKEFLTYYSRLAVNGNLFDVHSYSDSTLMFSWLDGNDSIIYKEVGFTQTVSPDGFTHGIRLLQPVNNGTININTLNITSWDATTRTLNITANNTAGTLTETTLPLKIDTTLPSKWINFALDNGGYWASWDGFYVNGTRDAYNNNKDGINTRYFYLSYFPADVLGSQYNALAPIFLNSTYTTLTLDYIQEMPFTDSLGYLKFSLQTNFGYPTTGDPGLTLSQFIIPEGYYLVRLDDGHYDMVSAKDGKAWLSWFF; encoded by the coding sequence ATGAAAAGACTATTTTATTTTTTTATAGGAATAGCTGTTTTTTTATCGGCTTGTAAAAAAGAAGAAGATGCTGTTTTCAATCAATCACCTGATGATCGCATAAATGAGGCGTTGGCAAAATACCAGGCGCAATTGACCGGTGCAGAGAACGGATGGAAAGGATTTATCCGAAACAGTAAAGGACAAACATATGCGTTCTATTTTGTTTTTACTAATGACAACCGGGTGAAAATGTTATCCGATTTCACTGCTCAATCCGCCATTACTTTACAGGATGCAGGATATCGATTCAGGGAGCAACAACAACCAACGTTCATCTTCGATACGTATTCTTATATACATGTATTAGCGGATCCTAATGAAGCCAATACCGGGATATTTGCAGACGTTAATATAAGCCGTCCAACGGTTTTGAATACCTGGTATTACAAGCAAAATGATCTGCCAATACCCGATATCAGTAAAGGATTACAAACCGATTTTGAATTTATTGTAGATGAGAGTCTGATACAACAGGATACCATACGAATGATCGGTAAAACCAATGGTTCTTTATTGACTTTTGTAAGAGCTACCAAAGCTGAAGCGGATATTTTTAATGCAGGTAAATGGAATTCGAGTTTAGTAGGAGGATACCTGAACAAAGAATTCCTGACGTATTATTCCCGTCTTGCAGTTAACGGTAATTTATTTGATGTACATTCTTATAGTGATAGTACTCTTATGTTTAGCTGGCTGGATGGTAACGATAGTATCATCTATAAAGAGGTAGGCTTTACGCAAACAGTATCACCTGATGGGTTTACGCATGGTATAAGGTTATTACAACCCGTTAATAACGGAACGATCAATATCAATACGCTAAACATTACATCCTGGGACGCTACTACCCGTACATTGAACATTACAGCCAACAATACAGCAGGCACTTTGACAGAAACAACTTTGCCATTAAAGATAGATACCACGCTGCCTTCTAAATGGATAAATTTTGCCTTGGATAATGGAGGATATTGGGCAAGCTGGGACGGCTTCTATGTGAATGGAACAAGAGATGCCTATAACAATAATAAAGACGGTATCAATACAAGATATTTTTATTTGTCTTATTTCCCTGCGGATGTTTTAGGCTCCCAGTACAATGCATTAGCGCCGATATTTTTAAATTCTACCTATACAACGTTAACTCTTGATTATATCCAGGAAATGCCTTTTACAGATAGCTTGGGTTATCTTAAGTTCAGTCTTCAAACTAATTTCGGGTATCCCACAACTGGCGATCCCGGGCTTACTTTAAGCCAGTTCATAATTCCTGAGGGGTATTACCTGGTGAGATTAGATGACGGGCATTATGATATGGTAAGTGCTAAAGACGGTAAAGCCTGGCTAAGCTGGTTTTTTTAA